Part of the Gramella sp. Hel_I_59 genome, ACTTCTGTTTGAGCTGAAGTTAAGCCGAAGCTCATCATTGCAATAAATAAAACTGCTAGTTTTTTCATGATTGTAAGTTTAGTTTGGTTTAAAGTTATTTAAAATTCCTTTTCAATTTGATCAATGAAGCATTTAGTTCGAAACCGAGTAATAAAAGGTTGGAATTGAGCCATATATAAAACATAAGGATCAATAAAGCTCCAATAGAACCATATAATTCATTGTAATTTGAAAAATTTGTAATGTATAAACTGAATAAAAAGGTAGCAATAATAATAAGAATGGTAGTAAAGGTTGCGCCTACAGAAAAGAATCTTGCCTTTCTTGCTTCCTTTGTTCCAAAATAATAGAGTATCGCCACCGATGTATAAATTAGAATAACAAATCCAATATATTTTATTAGATGTGCTCCAGTTCCTTCTTCGCTAACCAATCCCAGATCTGTTAGATCGGCTATAGCATAAGTCGTATATACAGCACCTATAACTGATATAAGCAACAACAATGCCAATATAAGTGCAACACCCAGTGCAACAGCATACTGCCGGGGAATTGACCTGTTTTTCTTGGTATGATAACTAAATTCGAAGCCAGTGAAAATGGCGTTTACACCGTTGGTCATTAAAAATACAGAAAGTATAAACGCCACAGATAACAATCCTCCCCTGGGTGTACTTGCAATATCCTCGAAAATAGTTCCGAAGAAATCTGAAGTCTCAGGAGGCAATAGAGAATCCATAAAAACCAGAAATTCTATCTGGAAATCATCAATGAAAGTAATGTACGGGATCAAATTCAGCACAAATAGCAGGAATGGAAAGATTGCCATAAAAAAGCTAAAAGCAATGCTACTTGCCCGGGTAGAAAAAGTTCCTTTTACGATCCCTCCCCAATAAATGACCCATAAATTATAAAGCGTTAATCCATCAAGGCCGGGTAAAACAACCCCTTTCGACCAGCGTTTCCACCAGGCCGAAAGATCCTTTAATTTGGAATTGAACGCTTTTTTTGGTGCCATTATTAAACGGCTTTTAAACTCAGATCTAAATTGTACACAGAATGCGTCAACGCACCACTACTTATATAATCCACTCCACATTCTGCATAAGAACGGGCAGTTTCCAGAGTGATCCCTCCACTACTCTCCGTCAAACATTTTGCATTAATTAAATGCACAGCTTTACTCGTGTCCTCATAATTGAAATTATCTATAAGAATACGATAGATCCCATCTGACTTTAATATTTCCCTGATCTCATTCATGTCTCTTGCCTCGACAATAATCTTGAGGTCGAGATCGTTTCTTGTAAGATACTCTTTCGTTTTATCTATCGCCTTGGTAATACCTCCGGCGAAATCTATATGATTATCCTTTAACATGATCATATCGTAGAGCGCAAATCTATGATTCTCGCCACCACCAATCTTAACTGCCCATTTTTCCAGAGCGCGAATTCCCGGTGTAGTTTTACGGGTATCCAAAATCTTAGTTCCCGTGCCTTCTAACTTTTCGACAAAAGTTGCGGTTTTAGTTGCAATAGCACTCATTCGCTGCATAGCATTCAAAACGAGTCTCTCTGCTTTGAGGATAGATTGCGAAGAACCTTCTACGTAAAACGCAATGTCTCCCTTCGATATCTTCTGTCCGTCTTGAATTTTAAGATCGATAGATAATTCTGGATCTACGTGATGAAATACCTTTTCGGCAAATCTGACTCCTGCGATAAGACCCTGATCCTTTACAAGCAATTTTGCTTTGCCTTTTGCAGCCTTCGGAATACAAGCCAGAGAACTATGGTCTCCATCTCCAACATCCTCACGAATGGCATTTCCTATAATTAAATCTATTTCTTTTTCGAATTGTTCCGGTGAGATCATTTTCTCTGCTTATTTTTGTAAATGTAGTAAAGTCTGTACTAAAATCACGGGATGACCATAAAATTAGTGTGCGTCGGGAAAACCGATAAAAGGGAGCTAGAAGATCTAATAAACATCTATTCTGAAAGACTTCAGCATTATATCAAATATGAACTTGAATTGATCCCGGACCTTAAGAAAACCAAGAGTCTCGACGAGAACCAGCAGAAAACCAAAGAAGGTGATCTTATACTAAGCGGAACTCAGAATTCAGATTTCGTGGTTCTGCTGGACGAGAATGGTAAGCAGTATGATTCCGTAGCATTTTCAGAATATATTCAGAAAAGAATGAACACCGGATTGAAGCGATTGATCTTTGTAATAGGCGGCCCATACGGTTTTTCAGACGCCGTTTATGCAAGATCTGATGGAAAAATATCTCTTTCCAAGATGACCTTTTCTCATCAAATGGTGCGACTTTTTGCAACTGAGCAATTATACCGCGCTTTTACTATACTTAAGAACGAACCTTACCATCATAGATAATGAATACTATCAAATTAGTTTTTGCAACACATAATAAGAACAAATTCAAAGAAATTCAGGCTTTAGTGCCAGATCATATTGAATTGCTAAGCCTGGAGGAGATTGGCTGTGAGGAAGATATCGAAGAAACCGGCGACACAATCGACGCAAATGCCATTATAAAGGCAGAATATGTGCGGAGTCGGTATGGTTATGATTGCTTTGCGGATGATACTGGACTGGAAGTCGAATCGTTGGCTGGAGCTCCAGGCGTTTACTCAGCCAGATATGCTGGCGAAATTAAAGATGATAGCGCAAATCGCAGAAAGCTCTTGAATCAGCTTGAGGAGCGTAATGATCGTACGGCACGGTTTAAGACTGTCATTGCATTGAATTTAAAAGAAAACGAAAATCTGTTTACAGGGATTTGCGAGGGTTCGATCACCAGGGAAGAACGTGGAGTAAACGGTTTTGGATATGATCCAATTTTTCAACCCAAGGGATTTGATAAAACCTTTGCCGAGATGAATCTGGAAGAAAAATCGGGTATTAGTCATCGTG contains:
- a CDS encoding YihY/virulence factor BrkB family protein — its product is MAPKKAFNSKLKDLSAWWKRWSKGVVLPGLDGLTLYNLWVIYWGGIVKGTFSTRASSIAFSFFMAIFPFLLFVLNLIPYITFIDDFQIEFLVFMDSLLPPETSDFFGTIFEDIASTPRGGLLSVAFILSVFLMTNGVNAIFTGFEFSYHTKKNRSIPRQYAVALGVALILALLLLISVIGAVYTTYAIADLTDLGLVSEEGTGAHLIKYIGFVILIYTSVAILYYFGTKEARKARFFSVGATFTTILIIIATFLFSLYITNFSNYNELYGSIGALLILMFYIWLNSNLLLLGFELNASLIKLKRNFK
- the nadC gene encoding carboxylating nicotinate-nucleotide diphosphorylase, producing the protein MISPEQFEKEIDLIIGNAIREDVGDGDHSSLACIPKAAKGKAKLLVKDQGLIAGVRFAEKVFHHVDPELSIDLKIQDGQKISKGDIAFYVEGSSQSILKAERLVLNAMQRMSAIATKTATFVEKLEGTGTKILDTRKTTPGIRALEKWAVKIGGGENHRFALYDMIMLKDNHIDFAGGITKAIDKTKEYLTRNDLDLKIIVEARDMNEIREILKSDGIYRILIDNFNYEDTSKAVHLINAKCLTESSGGITLETARSYAECGVDYISSGALTHSVYNLDLSLKAV
- the rlmH gene encoding 23S rRNA (pseudouridine(1915)-N(3))-methyltransferase RlmH; translation: MTIKLVCVGKTDKRELEDLINIYSERLQHYIKYELELIPDLKKTKSLDENQQKTKEGDLILSGTQNSDFVVLLDENGKQYDSVAFSEYIQKRMNTGLKRLIFVIGGPYGFSDAVYARSDGKISLSKMTFSHQMVRLFATEQLYRAFTILKNEPYHHR
- a CDS encoding non-canonical purine NTP diphosphatase, with translation MKLVFATHNKNKFKEIQALVPDHIELLSLEEIGCEEDIEETGDTIDANAIIKAEYVRSRYGYDCFADDTGLEVESLAGAPGVYSARYAGEIKDDSANRRKLLNQLEERNDRTARFKTVIALNLKENENLFTGICEGSITREERGVNGFGYDPIFQPKGFDKTFAEMNLEEKSGISHRAKAFKELIDYLSI